In one window of Catellicoccus marimammalium M35/04/3 DNA:
- the aroB gene encoding 3-dehydroquinate synthase yields MEVEVNTQPNYQVKIENHLFQTIGKEIRHYWTPRKVMVVTDYTVQALYYDELQEQLQKEGFEVFLFSFPEGERNKSLEIAEQLYEGLAEQGFNRGDGIIALGGGVVGDLTGFVAATYMRGIPFLQIPTTLLAQVDSSIGGKTAVNLPFGKNLVGAFYQPDAVFIDPIMLQTLEWPYLAEGLAEVIKMAMIGDKELWEHLQTLPLEKEAFFAQLPYIITRACQQKADIVRQDPYDYGLRRKLNFGHTIAHALEAIDDYKGLRHGAAVAIGMVAILQLAYKEQWIENETMIEELIQLLEKFHLPTEYDEVGMDEIFEYIVRDKKGMKDEITLVLVNEIGQSFFKTISYEELWEILE; encoded by the coding sequence ATGGAAGTAGAAGTAAACACCCAACCGAATTATCAAGTAAAAATTGAAAATCATCTTTTTCAAACAATTGGAAAAGAAATTCGTCACTATTGGACACCAAGAAAAGTAATGGTAGTCACCGATTATACGGTTCAAGCGCTGTATTATGATGAATTACAAGAACAATTACAAAAAGAAGGGTTTGAAGTATTCTTGTTTTCATTTCCTGAAGGGGAACGAAACAAAAGTCTAGAAATCGCGGAACAATTATATGAAGGATTAGCTGAACAAGGATTCAATCGTGGAGATGGCATTATCGCTTTAGGAGGAGGAGTTGTCGGTGATTTAACTGGATTTGTCGCAGCTACTTATATGCGTGGAATTCCTTTTTTACAAATTCCAACAACTTTATTAGCTCAAGTCGATAGCAGTATTGGAGGAAAAACTGCGGTTAATTTACCTTTTGGCAAAAACTTAGTAGGAGCGTTTTATCAACCAGATGCGGTCTTTATTGATCCAATTATGCTACAAACCTTAGAATGGCCTTATTTAGCAGAAGGATTAGCGGAAGTCATTAAAATGGCAATGATTGGCGATAAAGAACTTTGGGAACATTTACAAACTTTACCATTGGAAAAAGAAGCATTCTTTGCTCAATTACCTTATATCATCACTCGAGCTTGCCAACAAAAAGCAGATATTGTAAGACAAGATCCTTATGATTATGGTTTACGTCGCAAATTGAACTTTGGCCATACAATTGCTCATGCATTAGAAGCCATTGACGATTATAAAGGACTTCGCCATGGGGCAGCTGTAGCCATCGGTATGGTTGCTATTCTACAGCTTGCGTATAAAGAACAATGGATTGAAAACGAAACCATGATTGAAGAATTAATTCAATTATTAGAAAAATTCCACTTACCAACCGAATATGATGAAGTCGGTATGGATGAAATTTTTGAATACATCGTTCGTGATAAAAAAGGAATGAAAGATGAAATCACACTTGTTTTAGTGAACGAAATTGGTCAAAGCTTTTTTAAAACGATTTCTTATGAAGAATTATGGGAAATCTTAGAATAG
- the aroF gene encoding 3-deoxy-7-phosphoheptulonate synthase, with the protein MENKRNHPYYLGSREYQKEDTIIDLGDCKIGGGHFVKMAGPCSVESEEQILQTAKAVKEAGGQVLRGGAFKPRTNPYSFQGLGLEGLQLLRKAADQYGLKVVTEVMDEGHIAMVREYTDIFQIGARNMQNYRLLEAIGKEDKPVLLKRGLSATIDEWLSAAEYIANEGNRQIILVERGIRTFETKTRNTFDVSAVPVIHRLSHYPILVDPSHAAGKKEYVEPLTLAGVAAGADGFIIEIHPHPEEALSDGEQSLSLKQWASLSQKVDALLPVVQSIYDRKDS; encoded by the coding sequence ATGGAAAATAAAAGAAATCATCCCTATTATTTGGGAAGTAGAGAATATCAAAAAGAAGATACCATCATCGATCTTGGGGATTGTAAAATCGGTGGCGGTCATTTTGTAAAAATGGCAGGCCCTTGCTCTGTGGAAAGTGAAGAGCAAATTTTACAAACCGCAAAAGCAGTAAAAGAAGCAGGGGGACAAGTACTACGTGGAGGAGCCTTTAAACCAAGAACAAATCCTTATTCTTTCCAAGGATTGGGATTAGAGGGGCTACAATTATTGCGTAAAGCCGCAGATCAATATGGATTAAAAGTCGTAACTGAAGTGATGGATGAAGGACACATCGCGATGGTTCGAGAATATACCGATATTTTTCAAATTGGGGCAAGAAACATGCAAAATTATCGTTTATTAGAAGCCATTGGAAAAGAAGACAAGCCAGTGCTTTTAAAACGTGGATTAAGTGCCACCATTGATGAATGGCTAAGTGCCGCAGAATATATCGCAAACGAAGGAAATCGACAAATTATTCTTGTCGAACGTGGAATTCGTACGTTTGAAACAAAAACAAGAAATACCTTTGATGTCAGTGCGGTTCCTGTGATTCATCGCTTGAGTCACTATCCTATTTTAGTCGACCCAAGTCATGCTGCAGGGAAAAAAGAATATGTAGAACCTTTAACGTTAGCTGGGGTTGCCGCAGGAGCAGATGGATTTATTATTGAGATTCATCCACACCCAGAAGAAGCATTGAGTGATGGAGAACAATCTTTATCTTTAAAACAATGGGCTTCACTTTCTCAAAAGGTAGATGCCTTACTCCCCGTTGTTCAATCGATTTATGATAGAAAGGATTCCTAA
- a CDS encoding shikimate dehydrogenase family protein yields MSKKIIALFADPVAHSFSPRMHTYGFQTWNIDAEYLLVQSTPETLQKDFQKLEAQYGEQFIGANFSFPNKKAMLTLADIKDSTVQRVGAGNTIVKEQGLWKAYNTDGKGFFLALKEKGYELKGKTLTLLGSGSAAISIIEQAPFFGITNIYVYYTKESYYQNTKEKLDFLQKETPFSYQLLPYTSQDFRKEKTDFFVNTTADSLLRRKRDSLQYPDALILDLNYVPKCSTFLKEAKAQGKETMNGLGMLVFQGALAFEKWCHHPLPTKEIWPMLEEK; encoded by the coding sequence ATGAGTAAAAAAATTATAGCTTTATTTGCTGATCCTGTGGCTCATAGTTTCTCCCCTAGGATGCACACTTATGGTTTTCAAACTTGGAACATAGATGCAGAATATCTTTTAGTTCAAAGTACACCTGAAACCTTGCAAAAAGATTTTCAAAAGTTAGAAGCACAATATGGAGAACAATTTATTGGTGCGAATTTTTCTTTTCCGAATAAAAAAGCAATGCTTACGTTAGCAGATATCAAAGATTCTACAGTCCAAAGAGTAGGGGCAGGCAACACCATTGTAAAAGAACAAGGACTATGGAAAGCTTATAATACTGATGGGAAAGGCTTTTTCTTGGCGCTAAAAGAAAAAGGGTATGAACTAAAAGGAAAAACATTGACTCTTTTAGGAAGTGGTAGTGCCGCAATTTCCATCATTGAACAAGCTCCTTTTTTTGGAATTACAAATATCTATGTGTACTATACAAAGGAATCCTATTATCAAAATACAAAGGAAAAACTAGATTTTTTACAAAAAGAAACTCCTTTTTCCTATCAATTGCTTCCGTATACGTCGCAAGATTTTAGGAAAGAAAAGACAGATTTTTTTGTCAATACAACCGCAGATAGTTTATTACGAAGGAAAAGAGATTCTTTACAATATCCAGATGCACTCATTTTGGATTTAAATTATGTACCGAAATGCTCAACGTTTTTAAAAGAGGCAAAAGCACAAGGTAAAGAGACAATGAATGGACTAGGAATGTTAGTATTTCAAGGAGCATTAGCCTTTGAAAAATGGTGCCATCATCCATTACCAACAAAAGAGATATGGCCAATGTTAGAAGAAAAATAA